In Candidatus Sedimenticola sp. (ex Thyasira tokunagai), the following proteins share a genomic window:
- a CDS encoding S24 family peptidase has protein sequence MKRKHEYIRLQNLELLIAEAGSAAKLARIVGTNSSYLSQVRNQMPTKKGTPRAVGDDLAEKLERGMDKPEGWMDESHDGALQQQPAVAPETNAHPGPNIHGLYPLIAWVQAGEWSEISEGYAPAYETDLLPCPVRCSEGTFVLRVRGVSMEPKFQEGDLIFVDPNVDAVNGKYVVVKLEEPNEATFKQLIIEEDRQYLKALNPDWPNRIIEVNETATICGVVVFKGEVV, from the coding sequence ATGAAGCGAAAACATGAATACATCAGACTCCAGAATCTTGAGCTGCTCATTGCCGAGGCTGGCTCAGCAGCCAAGCTTGCCCGAATCGTCGGTACCAACAGCTCATACCTCAGCCAAGTCCGCAACCAGATGCCGACCAAGAAGGGCACACCACGAGCAGTTGGGGACGATCTCGCCGAAAAACTAGAACGGGGAATGGACAAACCGGAAGGATGGATGGATGAATCTCATGATGGAGCACTGCAGCAACAACCAGCTGTTGCCCCGGAAACAAACGCCCACCCCGGACCGAATATCCATGGCCTGTATCCGCTCATAGCCTGGGTGCAGGCTGGTGAGTGGTCCGAAATCTCCGAGGGCTACGCACCTGCTTATGAGACTGATTTGCTTCCCTGTCCCGTAAGGTGCAGTGAGGGAACCTTCGTATTGCGTGTTCGCGGCGTCAGCATGGAACCTAAATTCCAGGAAGGCGATTTGATCTTCGTCGACCCCAATGTGGACGCAGTAAACGGCAAGTACGTGGTTGTAAAGCTTGAAGAGCCCAACGAGGCGACCTTCAAGCAACTGATAATCGAAGAAGATCGGCAATACCTGAAGGCACTGAATCCAGACTGGCCGAACCGCATCATCGAGGTCAACGAAACGGCCACAATTTGCGGTGTTGTGGTGTTCAAGGGAGAGGTGGTGTGA